AATCAAATCTGGCAACAACGACCGTTCCTCGATACCTAGTGTACCAGAATCTGGACGTCATCTCCTGAAGTTTTTTGCAAAATACGCTCAAAACAACTGAAAGTCGAATTCAACATCAGCGACATCTCAGTCTGGGTATAAGGTGCACCAGAACATGGACATCATCTCCAGGAGTTTTTCTGCAAAATTCGCGCTATCGAACCGAAAATTATATCACAACAATTTTTCGGGTCTAGAACTAGAACCTGGATTTTCTTATACATTTCGCGCaaacaaaacgaaaattttttaatttggtttcgGCGATCCGAATCGAGTGTATGGTGCACCAGAAACTGAACTTCATCTCCTGAGGTTTTTTACAAAATACGCCCAAAAGAACTgaaagtcgaatttaacataAGCTACATCTCAGCCTGAGTATATGGTGCACCAGTTATCGAGGAAATTCGTTGGTATAATTTTCACGAATCGACCAGGAAAATTCTTGAAGAAGGCTTCGAGgttccagtatatttggcaccCAAAAGTGGTTGCTAGTGCCAAAATCGAGAAGAGTGGTCGGAAAAATCCACCAGTTATGATTTTCGATTCGTTTTTACGAATTTTGCAGGAAAATTCTCGGAGAAGACGTCCAAGTTCCGGTACATCAGTTACCCGAGAGTGGTTGCTGGTgtcgaaattgaaaaaaagtacaaaaaaaaactcgtcTGATATTATTTTCGTTCCGTTTCATAAATTATGCCGGAAAATTCTTGGAGAAGACGTCCAAGTTCCGGTACATCAGTTACCTGAGAGTGGTCACCAGTGtcgaaattgagaaaaaatacaaaaaaactcgtCTGATATTATTTTCGTTTCGTTTCACAAATTATACCGGAAAATTCTCGGAGAAGACGTCCAAGTTCCGATGTTTCAGTTACCTGAAAGTGGTTGCTGGTGTCAAAATTGAAAGTAGTGATCGATAAAATTTTTCTGCTATGATTTTCAATCCGTTTTCACAGATTTTTCTCAAGAAAACTCTGGATATGACGTCCAGGTTCAGGTGAACCAGGTGCCCAGGGGTAGTCATTGATGCCCGATTTGGTATTGGCTACTTAAAAATGCCCCCATGACAAGTTATTTTCTAATTAGAGAaagaatttcaagaaaatcaCTGGAGATGATGTTcatcataaattaaaaattgtaaattactAGCCAAATTTTAATTTGGAGCCATCCTACCCTATATATTGATATTTGCACTAATCTTTAATAGTACATGAAAaaaaacgccctgtatatttatttttaaactgtaatgttatttgataaaaatttcattaaaatgtgGCTGCAAAAAATATAGGTTtgaatttggtaaaaaattctctatatataatttgtttaagtgacagataatgaaaattttataaatttccatttattcttGGTacgaaattgtatattttaaataaataaataaacaaacaaacaacctTTCCAgttcttctttctttttaatttcttccaaTTTTGCTTTATCCTTCTCCTCTTGTTCCCTGGCTTTCCTGACCAATCTATCTCGAACTATTTCCCTTCTTCTAATAGAAGCTTCACTTAAATGTTTACTTTTATCGAAATCCACTTTAATATCAACTTCTAACATCGAATCCTCATCTTTATGaactaatttcatgtttttcaaaGCATCCATAGCTTTGGTAAACCCTATATAGTCTTTATACTGTACATAACCCTCAAAGAATTGAGTATTATCAAAGGAGGAAGTCTTTAATCCCGATATATTTgcgttcattttttttctataaggATCACATATGGGTATATCTATTGATCTAATTTGACcgaatttttcgaatattctGTAGAATATCTTTTCGGAAGGGGTTACTTCTTCCTCacctaaatatatataataaataaatcccTTTGAGgttattttcagtattaaaaataaaactaacctGAGAGATGATATGGTACAAACCATTTTGACGGTAAATGCGAAATGTGCACGGTATCAGGTCGTTGTCCTGGTTTCATCTCGTCCATATCGcgtgaattttggaaaaaatcatccCATGCTCGTCTAGTAGGAAAATCAGACTTCCATTCGGCTGCTTTTAATCTCATTAACTCCCCGAAATCCTTTAGTTTTATCATCTTGTTATGTATCTTGGGTAAAATACGATCAATTTTGTCTTTGGAATCAAGTTCACCTTCTAATCTAACAAATTCCACTGTGGTTTTTGTAACTTTTAACGTTGTAAATTCTTCAGGTTTTATTAGAGTTCTTATTTGATCCATTATATCCCAATGCGAAAcactttttcctattttctttatatttggAAGTTGTAAAGATATATTTATTCTCGCTATCGGTTTTAAATAAAGTTGTTGGGGTAAATACAACGGTGTTAGATCGGTAGTATTGTGACATATCTGAAAAGTATTCATAATTAGAGTGTTTCTCTTTgatttttactaaaatcaaaaatagagaaatgctctaattattttatacttttgaaCAAAAACTGTCTATTATAAaccataaaattgattaaactTTTCTAATCAATCTGACAAGCTGTCATTAATGTCAACTGCTACTTGTCATTCAATAGCTTGACCTCTTCTGAAACACAATTAAATCCAAACTTACATCGATATTCATAGTGttaaaagaataagaaaaagttGAAGATGTGAATATATTTAGAGAATCTTTTAAATATCATAAATCAAAAGATCTATTGATGTGACATATTATCATTACAAACAACTGTTAGTTGTCATTTAATGGCTTTGCCTTTTCCGAAATACAGTCAAGCTTATAAGAAAACTTCTAttaagataaagaagaagaaatagtttaaaatgtaaatatgtttagagaatcttttaaatattataaatcaaaagATCCATTACCAACATTTGAAGACgttttaaatatacataaacctaaattattattaaataacgGTATTATAACTAAACTTGCTATTAATAAATCTAGTCCGCAATATGGTTTAAGAAGTACGGAAGATTGGGAAGTGTATGTAATAAATTCCCGTAATggtttgatttttataaaaaatcctTTTACCCCTCACGGACAAAGGTATTGGATCACGCGTTGTTTGAAAGATTATTCTAAAAAACCACACAAACTAAATATagataatacaaatattttaaaaagtgatgAAAATTGGTGGGAAGAAggacgaaaaaataaaaagataatcgATAGTTTGAGATGGTCTACGTTTGGTTATCACCACGATTGGGACACTAAAATATATTCGGAAGAAAATAAATGTCCTTTTCcggaagatattaaaaatatgactAAATATGTAGCGGAACAGTTTGGTTTTG
The sequence above is drawn from the Diorhabda carinulata isolate Delta chromosome 6, icDioCari1.1, whole genome shotgun sequence genome and encodes:
- the LOC130895551 gene encoding nucleic acid dioxygenase ALKBH1, producing MFRESFKYYKSKDPLPTFEDVLNIHKPKLLLNNGIITKLAINKSSPQYGLRSTEDWEVYVINSRNGLIFIKNPFTPHGQRYWITRCLKDYSKKPHKLNIDNTNILKSDENWWEEGRKNKKIIDSLRWSTFGYHHDWDTKIYSEENKCPFPEDIKNMTKYVAEQFGFDDFTAEAAIINYYHLDSTLSGHTDHSEQNLEAPLFSFSFGQSAIFLIGGETIDEKPLAIYIHSGDILIMSKESRLCYHAVPRIIKTNYEVWNDEYQMENSDFKHWEPFNNYLSYSRININVRQVLNKGQLKL